In Planococcus citri chromosome 4, ihPlaCitr1.1, whole genome shotgun sequence, the genomic window TTCGATTGAAAGTGATTCATTAGGTCAAAAAAGtctgatagaaaattttgatcttcTGCCGAAATCCTAACCCAATTTGGACAGGTTACATGATACCTTTAAGAATTCCggaaatcatgactcaattttcgACTCagcatttttcaagtacataggtattaaaatcaagaaatattttcgtcgaaaatttttgaatttctcgccaaATAGGTATATTAagccattttgataaattgtgtgacactttttcaaaattcgaaaaatgatgaCTCAGTTTTAGTCTCAAAATTCgtctaaaatgctcaaaaatcattttcgccgaaatatttgaatttctagtaaaatttcaacccattttgataggtcgcaaggtcACTTTTTTGAGTTATTCTATAACCGTTCATTTCTACTCAAAATGGGGTGGGGGAggtgagtttgaaatttgattgcATTCTATTGTTTTTATGTCCGTGGAACGAACTCCTTTACTTATGGTACGAGAATCTAAAAATTTCTTGGAGCCTATTCGGTGATCGATTCCTtcgagaaagagaaaaaaaacgaattaggTTTTTTTAATTTGTCATTTTAACATATTAATTATTTACATGGCCCATGAATTTGGGTTATTTACACGCTTAAATTAGACAAATACATataagtaaaatttcaatttttactgtacaaATACAGACATATTTTTCCTcgaagaaaacgaaaaacatcctacctacaattttctcaaatttctctCTCCTAACTACACCATAAACTGTTGTCTTGACACCATAAATTAATGATTCCTTTAGCACGAGATTCTCAAAAGTCAACCTTCACCTCTCGTTTATACCTCGATCGTAAATCATACGTGATCGGTTCGATGGTAGCCGATGTCGTctcctcttcctcttcttcACTTTCCGGCTGAGGTCTTTCCGGCCGAGGTCTTTCCGGCCGAGGTGGCGGAGGCACGCAATCCGGATCCAGAGGCTCTTCTTCGACCAACGAAATACCCGATTCGGCAGCAGGAACCACATCAGGATCGTCGAAGAATTGATCTTGCGACGGGGGTCGCATAGTCGGAGGCAAAGTCACATTGAGATCCCTTTTGGCAAATCGACTCCAGTACACTTCTCTGTCAAACTCGACGATCATTCTGGCATCGTTGTTTGGTATAATATAAGCGTGCGAATCCCTATCCGCATGAGATATGTAACCCAGCTCGAAATACAGCCTGATAAATATGAATACTTGCTCGTCGGTgatagattgaaaattttggtctcTGAGTAGCTCGAGTTGATCGAGAGCATTGCCTGGTTGCTGTTTACGTAGCTTCAATCGAACCGTTTTATTGGACAGTATATCGTCGATGGTTTTTCTAAACAGCTCGCTTTTGTAAAACGGCGCGTTCAAGCCTTGGCCTTCGAGTTTCCTCCAGTGTGGCTTGAGGGCATCTTCCCATACAGGCAGGGTTCTCAAGGTGAAGTAAGAGTTCAACGAATAAGGATGGTAAACGGCTGCTTTCTTGATAGCTGTCCTGTAAGGTCGGTAGTAATCGACGATAGCTGCTCTCTCTTCGTCGCAGCATTGATATTTGTCGAAAATATCGGTCAGTTCGGTCTCGGTGACTCCCAGATAAGGCATGACAGAGTGATCGTTGAGGAAACACATATGGGTCATGTGTTTGGGCAATATATCGTCCGAAGCGAAGGCCAAACTCGATACACCCATCATCACGATGTTCCTGATGAAGTTCTTGCCTCCTTTGatcaatttgaataatattttgttGAGTTTACGATAATTACGAGCAGTGTATCCGCGTTGAAAGATGTAGCTGCGTAGAGCAGTATTATCGTATTCGTCTATCAACAAAATGACCTGCCTGTTGTCGAACAACTCATACAGGAATTTCACCAACAGCATGAGCGAACTGTCTAAAGTCTGGATGGTCATATTGCGAGCGTAGAGTGTCTCGATGAAACGTCTAGACGATATGCTCATAGTGTAATTATCCGGATACCCTTCTCGTATATATCGCTGGATTCTCTCCAGACGTAAATTGAACGGTTTTATCGCATCTAAGAACTTGTCATTGAGCTCGACGGCGATTTTACGATGACTCTGGTGCATCGCAGCGTATTTCGTCATATCCAAAAAGATAACAGGGTAACTGGCTAGATTCTTCTGGACGAGGTTCGAGTATTGGAAGATTCTCGTATCCTTGAATACCTTATAAGCTTCGGTCTCCGAGTAAGGTTTAGGATCACCGTTCGAATCGAGCTCCATTTCGCAGAAGCTTTGGGTCATACGTAGCAGAGTCGATTTACTGAACCGGTGAGGAGCTGTGATGAAGTAGAACTGGTCTGCTGAAGCGGAACATGATGGATCGAATAGTAATCGCAGGAATTCGGTTTTGTCGATGAAAAATGGCGACATCCTGAGCTCGTCGAATTTACTACGATAGGCCCAAGCATGATTATATTTGACGTATAGAGCGCAGATTAGCAAGAATATGATGTGCAGAGATATCATGGCGGGGAGAAGGGAGTTGTTTGTGGATTTCGAAATACCTTTGCAGCTGTATAGATATGGCGATTAGTTCAGTTCACAGTTGATACTTCTATGTAGATATCTTCAATCGCAGAACAACTTGTGATTGCAGATGGAAGGCGATCATGGCGCCTGAAAATTGAAGTATGTGTGGTGCAAAAGTACTCACTCAGCATAGACGATGTGTTATTTGTTCGGCAAACTCGAGCATCCCGGTATGAATAGAATGTATTTGAAAACTGAGGAAATCGAAGATCAGGCCAGATTTATATCTGTGTAAAAGTGAGATGTATTGATTTTGTAGGTATATATCAACGACGAGGTTGCTTCCTTATCTGATAAAAAGCTCGTAAAAATAATTACGGGAAGCATGTTTAATCGAATTTTTGTACGCAAGATTTAGATAGGTagtaccttttttaaaatttgattttacatAATGAAATTACTTATTATAATGTAGATATGGGTACTCTCTATATACATATTACAATGTATTGATATCAATTTATTCACGTGGGAAAgcgaatcgatttttggagctTGCACGGTAGGgtgacaatgaaaaaaaaaattcagatttttgaatgcagcacacctgaaaaatgtgctatgaggtgtcaaaaaatgatccccaaagtttcatccctcTAAGTTGATTTTAACACGTGCCTCAAGGGCCCCAAAGTTTTGAACGTAATGTCCGAGCGCGACCTTACGAGTCTCACGGCGGCGTGTGGTGGAGAAATCATTGAGTACGCGCTACGCGTACGAAGTGCAGTGGAGTAAGgatacactgtttttttttgataatttggttTTTTCGTCACAAGCCAACTCTAAAAcagtttttaaataatattttctacaaaaaacacaatttttaaattttatttcactgtggaaaaaaattaattaaaaaattgatctattAACGCAATTCTGTTCTCGTTGTTGCACGTTTCTCTACACCAAAGGGTTACAATGatataaaattcacttcttaTACATATATTAAATATTTCTTCACTCACCATCCATGTCCAATGGCCATCATTTTCCTTATATCCTAGCTAGAAACTAATTCCATTGAATGAACATGACTTTATTAATGAAAACCAGATTTTCataaggtaggtaattaatgGCCATCGGACATGGACAGCGAGTGAAAAAATATGGTATTGAATAAGCataataagtaaattttatatCCTTGTaaccttttgaattttttgcaggcGGTGAAAAAGTATAAAGAAACATACAAAAACGTGCgttaaaagctcaatttttttccaaagtaatgTAAAATGGAATAATCCGgttttttcgtggaaaatataatttaaaaactgtCTTAGAGTTAGCTTgtgacgaataaaaaaatcatcaattgtcaacaaaaaaaaaatacagtgtaTCCTTACTTCAATGCACTTCCTACGTGTAGCGTGTACTCCATGATTTCTCCACCACGCGTCGCCGTGAGACTTGTAAGGTCGCGCTCGGACGTTACGTTCAAAACTTTGGGGCCCTTGAGGCACCGGTTAAAATCAACTTAgagggatgaaactttggggatcattttttgacaccttatagcacatttttcaggtgtgctgtaaaaaaaataatgaaaaaattgtttccctgtgtatttcattgtcaccctaTTGCACGGCCtccaaagtacaaaattttaaataaatatttttcagtctTTGAATGAGGGCTCCAAAtcacgaaaattttgaattgatttttgaagccGAAATGCCATCTAGgttacgaaatttcaatttgaattttggggCTTTCGGAAGCCCGACAGGcgtgtcaatgaccttaagaggctagacTGGCACGCAtacaaccttgagaggctacacagatgggtcaatgacctcgagaTGTCTGACAGGCGGACATACTACTTTGGTGAACGACCTTAAAGGTCAGACAGGAAGGCAGATGATCGTGATAAGCcggtcaaatgggtcaatgaccttagtaGGTCAGAAAGATAGACGATTTTGGGAAGCTAGACtatcgggtcaatgaccttgagatgcTAGGCAGGCCAGCAGACCTTGGAAGGCCACACTGACGGGGGCAGTAACCTTAATAGGCCAGACAGGGAATGTTTAAAATAATGTTCAATTTTCTCATAGAAATTCTTGCATTTTGCTGGTAATCGTCAAAAGTCTCACTTTGTggcaaaaatgccaaaaaatctcacatttcgtaaaaataaaatgttgtcttttcgccaaaaaatccaaaattacgtacacattgatttttttttctaaacattttccaaaagtctccttttttttttctttaaaaaaatgtaaaaaaatgttgctttttacttaatcaacaaattaaaaaaagtttcgCTGTTTTGacaaagattgcgaaaaagCATCACTTTTTGACGCAATAATTTCccaaaagttgtgtttttttgttaaattttgtttctgctttttgccaaaaattttcaaaaattgacaaaattgtcccTTTTATTAGCacaattgctaaaaattctcctTAGaaacaaatccaaaaaatcttgtttttttccaaaaatatttcaagtttttatcaaaaatataatgTAACTTCTTAGCTACCTGAAACGTTTTATTTCTTTTACCTAAAACTAGAAACGTTCTTTAGTTTTTCGAcgtaaatttttgcttttcagcaaaattgtttcaaattgtCGTTGCTtgcaaaagatttgaaaaagtctcattttttttccaaaaatagttcaagtcttactttttttcaaaaattgtctacaAAGAGTCATActtttgctagaaattgtcaaaatctctcttttttccaaaaaaattgattttctatcTGAAATTTAAATCGTTCTTTTGTGTTTTGAcgcaaatttttgcattttagcagaactgtttcaaaattgtcgtttttgcaaaagattcgaaaaattcaattttttttccaaaaattattcaataagtTACCTagtcttattttttccaaaaattgtccaaaagtcttacttttgccagaaattgccaaaaaaccctttccttttgttgaaattgtcaaaatctcgctttttgccaaaaaatggatTCTTTACTAgaaactgcaaaaattcttactttgataacaaaatttgccaaaaggtCTCgctgttttatgaaaaaatttcaaagcagttttaaactttttaagatTCAAAACCAGAACGTTTCAATTTGTATCTGAATGTTATACCTAATTAAACATTGTTTGCTTTACTTAAttatttttgtgtgatttttttctacactaaAATGTTTGACtcgcattttttcacttttcaagttagtttttcaagaattttcggTCACTTGAAGTATCTTTTGCATACCATACTAGCTCTAAAATAGGACCCCCCCCCATTGAGACTTTGGCCTCGGGGGGTTTTCCACAGATCTAATTCCTTTCTCCATATAATAAAGTGCAGCTCACCcgagttcgatttttttttcaaagacttgTTCAACTTGGacgattttaaacaaaaatgtaattttttgatatacaATTCAGTATAAATGTACGTACATAGTTTGACTTTgacattttcttcaattctaCCTTCCCCAAATTAGGGTAGGTAGGTGATGCCCCTCTACATTTTAAGTCTCCATTTTGTAAATGGTAGGGATAATTTGAAACGGCTCCAAAAATTGcacctaggtactcgtatgtagattttcaaattgaaaagttcagctttcaagttttgaaaatttttatgaatcaaatttcaactaagCTAACAAGGGAACCACTTGAATGGAACCATAGTCTGAAATGGCCTCTGAACCAGAAAGTTTCggatgctgaaatttatttgttggttttgacgaatttttgaataagtatccGAAATTGACCCTTTTCGAagattcagcaaaaaaaatcctttaaaatgatgaaaattagtcccaaaacAAATACAATCCCCCTCCGGGCCTCCTCCAAGGAATCTCACCATTTCTAgctattttttcagaacttccaacgcaattttggatttctctGGAATGTTCAAATTCCTCCTAATACCTCGGGAATTAATTTGAATCGctaaaaaaatcgagttgaggTTTATTATCGACCTGTTAAACGAGTTTATCGACATTGAgacctacatacatacaaatatcCACCTTCCATCCATacaatacgtacctacctaatttcaaGTCACATGGAACCTTTATCAATGATTTTCTATTTctctggaatttttgaattgtttcagatcgctcaaaaattaatttgggtggATAAACTAGTCAAAAATGAGCCAAAACTCGAGTTTTAGCTACCCTTATTAATTTCtacgtcttctggagaaattctaGAATTTcgaagagatgaaaaatcatACTGTAGGCTATAGAATGATCAATGAAGTTTACTGGAGGAGGTTAAAATAGATACTGGTTTCAGGACTTctatggttaaaaaaaaattgaaataatataagtatttaataggaaatttaaaatttgaaatattgaatatcCCTTTAATTCTTGGTAAATAAACCTGCATaactgaatgattttttttacgatattttcatcaattttttacctacattttcaacgaattgTACGAATAATAACTCGAGTTAGAATGTGCatctatttgataaattatctACCTATTAATGGAGTTTTATCtttcttttgtttcaggtgagtacctcGTCGAATAATTTCATTAGATGACAGAACTGAAGAGTAAGTTGATCCCTTATAATTTCTTTGACTGATATAAATACCCAATTGGactgaatttttacaattttttgtttgatgatTGTGTtatgttatcaaaaaaaaagtaggtacctatcttcgAAAGGGGAGGGAGTGgtaggtgaaaaattttagggAGTAATTTCTCGAACCACTTTTGACTTAATCTTAATCATAAAAGTGAACGGGAAGGAGGTAGGATGATTTCGAAAGGTCGATGTCAGCTGATAGGAAACTTCtcacaaatttcataaaaaaaatatacttgactgaattttattgaaacaaGAACCAAACGTCTCAGAGATTTACAAACGTTTCGGTTATCCTGTGAAAATTGCTGTAAAATGGCCTTCTCAGCGCCCCAAATTCAGCTACTTATGTgcttttttcaaactcttttaCTACTTCCCTCATTCTCTTTACAAACTTTAAataccttttttcaacatttctaaaaactgtgacttttttttggcaatatcgGGGTAACGAATACGTACGCAAACTTACCCCCATCCCTTCCCTCTTCAACGAATAAAATTCCTCAACGCGAATCGTAATATTTCGAGCAGAAAAAGGGAGAGGGAAAAATCTCCATCTCATATTTAATTAACGCACGTATATAAATATTCCGCGAGCTATCCTTTTTCTGCCTTTCGACTCTCGGTCAACAAATATATCGAAATCAAACATCCTAATTAACCGCGCGGTCAGATTTCTACTCTCCAGCATCCAAATGTACACAacctttttcgagaaaaattctaCCATATTTACCCTTCGTTTCCCTCCAGCCATCACCCTTTCCTTTTCGAATGGTCGTTGCGAGGAAAAACTTCTCCACATGGACGTGAGTTGCGATGACGTTTGCggctaaaaataatatttcaaatttccctTTCCATTTGAAGCAATTCTCCTTCATCATCACCATCCAACTAGTTATATCCTATCCGGTCGTATCCTCTTATACATATGGGGGGcttgatttcagaaaaaaaaagacctcGCTGTCGTATTTATTCGAATAACGTTAAGGCTGATAAAGGCGAAAGGCttgattggaaaaa contains:
- the LOC135843793 gene encoding uncharacterized protein LOC135843793, encoding MISLHIIFLLICALYVKYNHAWAYRSKFDELRMSPFFIDKTEFLRLLFDPSCSASADQFYFITAPHRFSKSTLLRMTQSFCEMELDSNGDPKPYSETEAYKVFKDTRIFQYSNLVQKNLASYPVIFLDMTKYAAMHQSHRKIAVELNDKFLDAIKPFNLRLERIQRYIREGYPDNYTMSISSRRFIETLYARNMTIQTLDSSLMLLVKFLYELFDNRQVILLIDEYDNTALRSYIFQRGYTARNYRKLNKILFKLIKGGKNFIRNIVMMGVSSLAFASDDILPKHMTHMCFLNDHSVMPYLGVTETELTDIFDKYQCCDEERAAIVDYYRPYRTAIKKAAVYHPYSLNSYFTLRTLPVWEDALKPHWRKLEGQGLNAPFYKSELFRKTIDDILSNKTVRLKLRKQQPGNALDQLELLRDQNFQSITDEQVFIFIRLYFELGYISHADRDSHAYIIPNNDARMIVEFDREVYWSRFAKRDLNVTLPPTMRPPSQDQFFDDPDVVPAAESGISLVEEEPLDPDCVPPPPRPERPRPERPQPESEEEEEETTSATIEPITYDLRSRYKREVKVDF